Proteins encoded together in one Chitinophaga sp. LS1 window:
- a CDS encoding GIY-YIG nuclease family protein, whose protein sequence is MNTVSGSRITIKDQFNEIDQAISNEAARLRQLSGELVFENVIEFELNNNIPPIAEYLMHRKGVYFFQIKNKDLSLDVLSWVTTFTQLWKDADVIWVPGIKKARVNAHRSFDEWIPLYIGKSKNVGGRITEHIHQVKDRRTFSMKLKARANLHGEVLRVSWIPLDIVNYDMIAPAIESMLRERINPITGKQ, encoded by the coding sequence ATGAATACAGTTTCGGGATCACGAATAACCATAAAAGATCAATTCAACGAAATTGATCAGGCAATTTCTAATGAAGCCGCCAGACTAAGGCAATTGTCAGGTGAACTTGTTTTTGAAAATGTTATTGAGTTTGAACTCAATAACAACATTCCGCCTATTGCAGAATATCTAATGCACCGGAAGGGTGTTTATTTCTTTCAGATAAAGAATAAAGACCTTTCCCTTGATGTATTGAGCTGGGTGACAACATTTACGCAGTTGTGGAAAGATGCCGATGTAATTTGGGTTCCAGGCATAAAAAAAGCACGTGTTAATGCGCATAGGAGCTTTGATGAATGGATCCCCTTATATATAGGAAAGTCAAAAAATGTAGGTGGCAGAATTACAGAACATATTCATCAGGTAAAGGATCGTAGGACATTTTCCATGAAGTTAAAAGCAAGAGCAAATTTACATGGAGAAGTATTGAGAGTAAGTTGGATTCCACTTGATATTGTAAATTATGATATGATAGCACCGGCAATTGAAAGTATGTTAAGGGAACGAATAAATCCAATTACCGGAAAGCAATAA
- a CDS encoding DNA-deoxyinosine glycosylase has product MIKKAFSPIVDENSKILILGTMPGERSLQQQQYYGHKGNQFWKLIFTLVDKPLSDNYEDKKRLLLNKGIALWDVLEYCERTSSADSAM; this is encoded by the coding sequence ATGATAAAAAAAGCGTTTTCTCCAATTGTTGATGAAAATAGCAAAATTCTTATACTTGGCACTATGCCTGGCGAAAGATCTTTGCAACAACAACAGTATTATGGACATAAGGGGAATCAATTTTGGAAATTGATTTTTACATTAGTTGATAAACCTCTTAGTGATAACTATGAGGATAAAAAGCGGTTACTTCTGAATAAAGGGATTGCATTATGGGATGTACTTGAGTATTGTGAACGAACAAGTAGCGCAGATAGTGCTATGTAA